A segment of the Desulfofundulus kuznetsovii DSM 6115 genome:
AGGTGGCCCAGCGGCTGCAGACGGGGCTGTGCACCGACTGCACGAAAGTGGAACTGCAGGACGGCCAGATAACCCTCACCCGGCCCGTTTATGCGGGCAAGGCCTTTGTCCAGGCCATCTCTCCGGAAGCCCGGCCGGTGATGGCCACCATCAGGCCCAACGTACTGCCGGTGCCCCAACCCCGGGCGGGACGCGCGGCGGAAGTGGTACGGGTGGACGTGGAGCCGGGGGACATCCGCCAGATCATTAAAGAAGTAGTTCGCCAGGTATCCAGCCGTCCCGAACTCACCGAAGCGGACATTATTGTCTCCGGGGGCCGGGGGATGAAATCGGCGGAGAACTTCAAGATACTGGAAGAGCTGGCGGACGTGCTGGGGGCGGCGGTGGGAGCCTCCCGGGCGGCGGTGGATGCGGGATATGCGCCGCACAGCATGCAGGTGGGTCAGACGGGTAAGACCGTATCCCCGCAGCTGTACATTGCCTGCGGCATCTCGGGGGCCATCCAGCATCTGGCGGGGATGGGCTCATCCAAGGTGATTGTGGCCATAAACAAGGACCCGGAAGCCAATATCTTCAAGGTGGCCGATTACGGGATCGTGGGTGACCTCTTTGAAGTGGTACCCCTGCTCACCCGGGAGTTCAGAAAGCTCCTCGGGAAAGAAAAAGAATGTTAGGAGATAAGCCGGCATTCCCAAAGAATATCCACTGGTAAAAAGCACCAGTAGAAATTTAGGCTAGGGAGGGTTGTAACAGATGAACAGAAATTTGACCGGTCAAGCGGGAAAAATAGTTGATTTTTTCGGCGCAATACTGGCTTTGTTTGCATTACAAATAATAGTCCTGGGTCCTACGCTGGGTTACGGGAAATCACTGGCTATTTTTATGCTCTTAGCTTTACCCCTTACTTTCTTTATTTACGCAGGGGGTAAAAGTTCCTTTATGACAAAGATAAACGTGGTGGATATAATATTGGCGGTTTTTTCCCTGGTATCTATGGGTTACCTGGTTGTTTATTCCGATTACATCCTAACCAGGGTGGAATATGTTTCCCCCCTTACAACAGCAGACTACATTATGGGTATTATCGCAATTATTGCCGTTTTAGAAGCAACTCGTAGGGCAATAGGTTTGCCCATGGCGATTATATCACTATTATTGTTTGCTTATGCAAGTTTTGGAAAGTTTCTGCCTCCCCCGTTCGGACATGCAGGTTTCTCCTTGGACTGGATTATTGATACCATGTACTTAACCTCCAGAGGGATATTTGGTAATCCTTTGTGGGTGGTAATTACCCTGGCATTTCCCTTTATATTTTACGGTATAATCCTTGAGCAGATGGGAGTTTTAAAGTCGTTTTTGGATTTCGCCAACAGGTTATTTGGCAAGTCGCCCGGAGCACCGGCCAAAACTTCTGTTGTTGCCGGCACATTTATGGGAATGGCCAGCGGAATGCCCATGTCGACTACGTACTTGATAGGATTTCCCACCATTCCGGAAATGATCAGGGTTGGTTATCCCCCGCGCACGGCAGGGGCCATTGCCGCGGTAGTGGGTACGGCAGCACAGTTAATGCCTCCGATGCTGGGTGTGGCAGCTTTTATTGTGGCACAATACATGGGTGTGCCGTACATTAAGGTTTGCCAATACACTTTGCTTCCGGCAGTACTTTTCTATGCTGTTTTTTTCCTTACCATACATTTTGAGACAATGAGGTTAGGGATTAAGGCTGTGGAAATACCGGCCGTTTCTTATAAACAAATAATGCTTGGCGGATTTTATATCTTTTTAATTACAATGGCCATTTTGTTATATTTTTTACTAAAATTTTACCCCGTTGGTCTGGCTGCGTTTTATGCCTGTCTGGCAGCCTTATTGTTGGGTGTGCTTAGAAAAAACAATAGGTTGAATCCTAAAAGTTTATATACCATACTGGCTAAAACAGGTAGAACATCTGTTTATATTGCCATTGCCTGTGCTGCAGCAGGGATTATAACAGGTTTTCTAGTAGAGACAGGACTGAACTTAAAATTTGCCAATATGGTTATCGCATTTGGCCAATCAAACTTATTTTTAGCTTTAATCCTTTCAGCAGTGGCCATATTAATCCTGAGTATGGGCATGCCATCTATACCGGCGTATATTACCGGCATTGCTATATTTGGCCCGGCTCTTATGAGACTTGGGATTCTCCCCGAAGTGGCACACATATTTTGTTTCTATTATGCAACGGTATATTCTATTACACCGCCCGTTGCCTTTGCATCTTATGC
Coding sequences within it:
- a CDS encoding TRAP transporter permease, producing MNRNLTGQAGKIVDFFGAILALFALQIIVLGPTLGYGKSLAIFMLLALPLTFFIYAGGKSSFMTKINVVDIILAVFSLVSMGYLVVYSDYILTRVEYVSPLTTADYIMGIIAIIAVLEATRRAIGLPMAIISLLLFAYASFGKFLPPPFGHAGFSLDWIIDTMYLTSRGIFGNPLWVVITLAFPFIFYGIILEQMGVLKSFLDFANRLFGKSPGAPAKTSVVAGTFMGMASGMPMSTTYLIGFPTIPEMIRVGYPPRTAGAIAAVVGTAAQLMPPMLGVAAFIVAQYMGVPYIKVCQYTLLPAVLFYAVFFLTIHFETMRLGIKAVEIPAVSYKQIMLGGFYIFLITMAILLYFLLKFYPVGLAAFYACLAALLLGVLRKNNRLNPKSLYTILAKTGRTSVYIAIACAAAGIITGFLVETGLNLKFANMVIAFGQSNLFLALILSAVAILILSMGMPSIPAYITGIAIFGPALMRLGILPEVAHIFCFYYATVYSITPPVAFASYAGAQIAGEDPMRTGLVAVRLGIMTYIIPFIFAYSPAYLLIPEYWNIYEVIRLIIFVIPGLIIFAAGISGYLIKPLERGDRVLALASGLLLLLPFSVLDYLGFALLLCVLFRQGVLGMIFNRRREVDEVKFPPVKNKS
- a CDS encoding electron transfer flavoprotein subunit alpha/FixB family protein; the protein is MGKGIWVYAEHKNGKVKKVTYEMLGAARQLADQLAKEVAAVIIGKEVGELASALGEYGADKVYVLENDALAEYTTDGYTRALAGLALEHRPTAIFLGCTVQGRDLAAQVAQRLQTGLCTDCTKVELQDGQITLTRPVYAGKAFVQAISPEARPVMATIRPNVLPVPQPRAGRAAEVVRVDVEPGDIRQIIKEVVRQVSSRPELTEADIIVSGGRGMKSAENFKILEELADVLGAAVGASRAAVDAGYAPHSMQVGQTGKTVSPQLYIACGISGAIQHLAGMGSSKVIVAINKDPEANIFKVADYGIVGDLFEVVPLLTREFRKLLGKEKEC